From Candidatus Synechococcus calcipolaris G9, a single genomic window includes:
- a CDS encoding metallophosphoesterase: protein MGPLFFSPLSVEQPVVGIRDLPADLAGTRIVQLSDLHFDGQRLSLNLLQQAINRANEAEPDLVVLTGDYVTDEPEPIHTLARHLKALESRLGTYAILGNHDLYFPQSQAMITDALEQAGIHVLWDAIAHPFGPQFPLVGLRDYWSFRFNPGPVFAQLSAETPRLVLSHNPDSAHVLRQWRVDLQLSGHTHGGQIVLPGYGPLVACLKPLRRKIPKNLRPHWRKMTKGSETTVQYWQWAQGLHQIDQNWLYVNRGLGTYWPGRINCPPELTILTLECA from the coding sequence ATGGGTCCGTTATTTTTTTCGCCCCTGAGTGTGGAGCAGCCCGTTGTCGGCATTCGAGACCTGCCCGCGGATCTGGCGGGGACGCGGATTGTCCAATTATCGGATCTCCACTTTGACGGTCAGCGGTTGAGCCTTAATCTGTTGCAGCAGGCTATTAACCGTGCCAATGAAGCAGAACCCGATCTCGTTGTCCTCACCGGAGATTATGTCACCGATGAACCGGAGCCAATCCATACCCTGGCTCGCCACCTCAAGGCCCTAGAAAGTCGCCTGGGAACCTACGCAATCCTTGGCAACCACGATCTCTACTTTCCCCAGTCCCAGGCCATGATTACCGATGCCCTAGAGCAGGCGGGGATCCATGTTCTTTGGGATGCGATCGCCCATCCCTTTGGGCCCCAGTTCCCCCTTGTTGGTCTGCGGGACTATTGGAGTTTTCGCTTTAATCCCGGCCCAGTGTTTGCCCAGCTATCGGCGGAGACTCCTCGGCTCGTTCTCTCCCACAACCCTGATAGTGCCCATGTTTTACGGCAATGGCGTGTTGATTTACAACTATCGGGCCATACCCACGGCGGTCAAATTGTTTTACCAGGCTACGGCCCGCTGGTGGCCTGCCTCAAACCCCTGCGGCGGAAAATCCCCAAGAATTTGCGGCCCCATTGGCGGAAAATGACCAAAGGCAGTGAGACCACGGTACAGTATTGGCAATGGGCCCAGGGCTTGCACCAGATTGATCAGAACTGGCTCTACGTGAATCGGGGGCTGGGAACCTACTGGCCGGGCCGGATTAATTGCCCACCCGAACTTACCATTCTGACCCTCGAATGCGCCTAG
- a CDS encoding NADPH-dependent FMN reductase — MVKFVGWAGSLRPESYSQMALDLAITKAAAQGVEIEKLDLRQMTLPFCTGAETYPDYADVALLQEKVKTADGLLLVTPEYHGSVSGVLKNSLDLLGFDELSGKVVAMVSILGGQANSNALNDLRVILRWVHAWVIPEQVAIAQAWQAFTPEGNLKDGKLDERLDKLVHSLITHTQTLRPTEVSGK; from the coding sequence ATGGTGAAATTTGTAGGTTGGGCCGGGAGTCTGCGCCCTGAGTCCTATTCCCAGATGGCCTTAGATTTAGCCATTACTAAAGCGGCGGCCCAAGGGGTAGAGATAGAGAAGCTGGATCTCCGCCAGATGACCCTGCCCTTTTGCACCGGAGCCGAGACCTACCCTGACTATGCCGATGTGGCCCTATTGCAGGAGAAGGTGAAGACCGCTGATGGTCTGCTTTTAGTCACACCGGAATACCATGGCAGTGTCAGTGGTGTTCTCAAAAACTCCTTAGACCTCCTGGGCTTTGACGAGTTAAGCGGCAAGGTGGTGGCCATGGTGAGCATTTTGGGGGGGCAGGCCAATAGCAATGCCCTTAACGATCTACGGGTGATTTTACGGTGGGTTCATGCCTGGGTCATTCCTGAGCAGGTGGCGATCGCCCAAGCGTGGCAGGCCTTTACCCCGGAGGGGAACCTCAAGGATGGAAAACTGGATGAACGGTTGGACAAATTAGTTCATAGTCTGATCACCCACACCCAGACCCTTCGCCCAACTGAGGTATCTGGGAAATAG
- a CDS encoding DMT family transporter, whose amino-acid sequence MRYPRLLAAIPGRVYLLVAVILFAASNSVVRLLTDLGQAHLMDGRNPITFCNVLFVGNLCALLALIALYYPQLQWTQIKPLTKKDWLGLLGVSILAGAIAPALFFKALELTDVNNVVLISRVEPPLGLALAVWFLGSPINRWVGVGAAISFLGVFLAIVWPSAQGDGMPWLEMTIGRGELLAVLGAVAAAIATIISKLSLNAISFGIFNVLRTAIATILFFVVGTVLFGIEHFMDAFSPFVWQWMMIYGLVIVVAGQLSWFEGLKRTTASDVSLISSFSPIAGVFAAYLLLGEVPTLAQYIGGGVIILGMMINQVGVVKLSESRQVAPSLAFQKRLDADAGTGFKGL is encoded by the coding sequence GTGAGATACCCTCGCCTATTGGCTGCCATTCCGGGTCGGGTTTATTTACTCGTTGCGGTCATTCTTTTTGCGGCCTCCAATTCAGTGGTGCGCTTACTGACGGACTTGGGCCAGGCCCATCTCATGGATGGCAGAAACCCCATTACCTTTTGCAATGTCCTATTTGTGGGTAATCTTTGTGCATTGCTTGCCCTAATAGCCCTTTACTATCCCCAATTACAATGGACTCAGATCAAGCCATTGACGAAAAAGGATTGGTTAGGGCTACTGGGGGTGTCTATCCTAGCTGGGGCGATCGCCCCGGCGTTGTTTTTTAAGGCCCTAGAACTGACGGACGTGAATAATGTTGTCCTCATTAGTCGGGTGGAGCCGCCCCTGGGGTTAGCTTTGGCAGTGTGGTTCCTGGGATCGCCCATTAATCGCTGGGTGGGGGTGGGAGCAGCAATTTCATTTTTGGGCGTTTTTCTAGCCATTGTCTGGCCCTCTGCCCAGGGGGATGGGATGCCCTGGCTGGAGATGACCATCGGCCGCGGTGAACTCCTGGCAGTCTTGGGGGCCGTTGCCGCCGCGATCGCCACGATCATTAGTAAACTGTCCCTCAATGCTATTTCCTTTGGCATCTTCAATGTTCTGCGTACCGCCATTGCCACGATTTTGTTCTTTGTTGTGGGAACAGTGCTTTTTGGCATTGAGCATTTTATGGATGCCTTCTCTCCCTTTGTTTGGCAATGGATGATGATTTATGGGTTGGTCATTGTTGTCGCAGGGCAGTTGAGTTGGTTTGAGGGTTTGAAGCGAACCACCGCATCGGATGTTTCCCTGATCAGTTCCTTTAGTCCCATTGCCGGAGTCTTCGCCGCCTATCTGCTTTTGGGTGAAGTCCCTACCCTGGCCCAATATATAGGGGGCGGAGTCATTATTTTGGGGATGATGATTAATCAGGTGGGTGTGGTCAAGCTATCGGAATCCCGCCAAGTGGCTCCATCCCTGGCATTTCAGAAAAGACTAGATGCTGATGCGGGGACGGGTTTTAAGGGCCTTTGA
- a CDS encoding ribosomal protein L7/L12, with translation MNNQGDTLPIAAMMAAEKGNLIEAIKITRLKTGLGLKEAKDAVETYLKNNPPQGKSF, from the coding sequence ATGAACAATCAGGGTGATACGCTTCCGATCGCTGCAATGATGGCCGCAGAGAAGGGCAATCTGATTGAAGCCATCAAAATTACGCGGCTGAAAACTGGTTTGGGATTAAAAGAAGCGAAGGATGCCGTGGAAACCTATTTGAAAAATAACCCACCGCAGGGAAAATCCTTTTAG
- a CDS encoding bifunctional riboflavin kinase/FAD synthetase has product MYPVRVSVTSEDDLTPTAIALGNFDGVHLGHQQVIQSLFSENFSGKCNSLHPSVVTFSPHPQEFFTGQRRALLTPLQEKEQYLHGLGIEQLILLPFNDEIAQLSPIDFVEQILVQRLGSRAISVGFDFGFGRGRSGTAEDLRAIAASFGIPVTIVPPYCLDNERVSSSAIREALSQGDVQRGRRLLGRPYCLTGIVQPGQQLGRELGFPTANLLLPLDKFLPHWGVYSVWVEGPMLSQPQVGVLNIGIRPTLGTPTLTAEVHLLDWQGDLYHQPLTLHLWEFLRPEQRFASLTDLKQQIARDCDRTRQLLTSLV; this is encoded by the coding sequence ATGTACCCTGTGCGGGTATCAGTAACGAGTGAGGACGATTTGACCCCAACGGCGATCGCCCTGGGTAATTTTGATGGTGTCCATCTTGGCCATCAGCAGGTGATCCAGTCTTTATTTTCGGAAAATTTTTCAGGAAAGTGTAATTCTCTCCATCCCTCGGTGGTTACATTTTCGCCCCATCCCCAGGAATTTTTTACGGGGCAACGGCGCGCGCTCCTCACCCCCCTCCAGGAAAAGGAGCAGTATTTGCATGGGCTGGGCATTGAGCAGTTGATTCTATTGCCCTTCAACGACGAAATTGCCCAACTCTCCCCCATTGATTTTGTCGAGCAGATCCTTGTCCAGCGGCTAGGGTCCCGGGCCATCAGCGTCGGCTTTGATTTTGGATTTGGTCGCGGTCGTTCCGGCACAGCAGAGGATCTACGGGCGATCGCCGCCAGTTTTGGTATTCCCGTCACCATTGTCCCCCCCTACTGTTTAGATAATGAACGGGTGAGTAGCTCTGCCATTCGGGAAGCCCTCAGTCAAGGAGATGTTCAGCGCGGGCGGCGACTCCTGGGACGGCCCTATTGCCTTACAGGGATCGTCCAACCGGGGCAACAACTGGGTCGGGAACTGGGATTTCCCACCGCTAATTTGTTGCTACCTCTGGATAAATTTTTGCCCCATTGGGGGGTCTATTCGGTCTGGGTGGAAGGGCCGATGCTGTCCCAACCCCAGGTGGGTGTCCTCAATATTGGCATTCGCCCCACCCTTGGCACGCCCACCTTAACGGCGGAAGTTCATCTTTTGGACTGGCAGGGGGATCTGTACCACCAGCCCTTGACGCTCCACCTCTGGGAATTTCTCCGCCCGGAGCAACGGTTTGCCTCTCTCACGGATCTAAAACAGCAGATTGCCCGCGATTGCGATCGCACCCGTCAATTACTCACCTCCTTGGTATAA
- the trmD gene encoding tRNA (guanosine(37)-N1)-methyltransferase TrmD, whose product MRLDIVTLFPDFFSSALTSGLLGKALARNIAQVYFTNPRDFTTDKHHQVDDEPYGGGVGMVLKPEPIFAAIASLPRLPAQEIIYVTPQGEPLNQRHLWHWAENLEQLVILCGHYEGVDERVVDHLVTKEISLGDFILTCGEIPALAILNGVIRLLPGTVGKPESLRQESFETGLLDYPHYTRPPEFQGWTVPDVLRSGHHGDIARWRKEQQLQRTRDRRPDLYARWLAEQSEY is encoded by the coding sequence ATGCGCCTAGATATTGTCACCCTTTTTCCAGATTTTTTTAGTTCTGCCCTCACCTCTGGGTTACTCGGTAAAGCCCTAGCCCGGAATATTGCCCAGGTATACTTCACCAATCCCCGGGACTTTACGACCGATAAACACCATCAAGTGGACGATGAACCCTATGGCGGTGGTGTCGGTATGGTCCTAAAGCCGGAACCCATTTTTGCGGCGATCGCCTCCCTACCTCGACTGCCCGCCCAGGAAATCATTTACGTTACACCCCAGGGGGAACCCCTCAACCAACGCCATCTTTGGCATTGGGCCGAGAACCTAGAGCAATTAGTCATTCTCTGTGGTCACTACGAAGGGGTTGATGAGCGGGTTGTGGATCATTTAGTCACCAAGGAGATTTCCCTAGGGGATTTTATTCTCACCTGTGGTGAAATTCCCGCCCTGGCCATTCTCAATGGGGTGATTCGCCTGCTGCCGGGAACGGTGGGTAAACCCGAGTCTCTCCGCCAAGAAAGTTTTGAGACGGGCCTGTTGGATTACCCCCACTACACCCGCCCCCCGGAGTTTCAGGGTTGGACCGTACCCGATGTCCTCCGTTCTGGCCACCATGGGGATATTGCCCGCTGGCGCAAGGAGCAACAACTACAACGCACCCGCGATCGCCGCCCCGATCTCTATGCCCGCTGGTTAGCCGAGCAATCCGAATACTAG
- the pgsA gene encoding CDP-diacylglycerol--glycerol-3-phosphate 3-phosphatidyltransferase, protein MNLPNLITIGRLLLAPLLILVLTLWQADTARWWALGIFLLAALTDWLDGYLARRLNQITDLGKILDPLVDKILILAALLVLVQLGDVPAWSVFIILLREMFIASWRVNQTQVQGANIWGKLKTVGQILAVALLLAPLAPVWDIPILMIYGGAIALTVISGLIYIKESYSIPPIIPDTINNT, encoded by the coding sequence ATGAATCTACCCAATCTCATTACCATCGGGCGACTTCTCCTTGCCCCCCTACTGATCTTGGTTTTAACCCTTTGGCAGGCAGATACGGCCCGCTGGTGGGCCCTAGGCATATTTTTATTAGCCGCCTTAACAGATTGGTTGGATGGCTACCTTGCCCGTCGCCTGAATCAAATTACCGATCTGGGTAAGATACTGGATCCCCTCGTGGATAAAATTCTCATTTTGGCCGCCCTCTTGGTACTGGTGCAATTGGGAGATGTGCCCGCTTGGTCGGTGTTTATCATTTTGCTTAGAGAAATGTTTATTGCCAGTTGGCGCGTCAACCAAACCCAGGTTCAAGGGGCTAATATTTGGGGGAAACTGAAAACCGTGGGCCAAATTCTGGCGGTGGCCCTCCTCCTCGCTCCCCTCGCTCCTGTTTGGGACATACCCATCCTGATGATCTATGGCGGGGCGATCGCCCTGACTGTGATTTCAGGCTTAATTTATATCAAGGAATCCTACTCTATACCGCCAATCATCCCAGATACCATCAATAATACTTAA
- a CDS encoding pentapeptide repeat-containing protein yields MYFVFACLNIVRAREEMSPVKQYVMVGLIALGLAIAPKTSLAADPNALAQLLQTNACPSCDLSNVDLQGYNLAGANLQGANLRGANLQDSSLLLANLEGADLSNANLTAVYMDRTNLNRANLTDATLVMAALRHSFFHSANMQGANLAGADLQYADLRHSNLSGANLQQTNLKFARLNRALLPDTNLLEGAYQPVMPYRVKYY; encoded by the coding sequence ATGTACTTTGTTTTTGCATGCCTGAATATCGTTCGTGCCCGTGAGGAAATGTCCCCAGTGAAGCAGTATGTCATGGTTGGCTTGATTGCCCTAGGTTTGGCGATCGCCCCGAAAACAAGCCTGGCCGCAGACCCCAATGCCCTGGCCCAACTCTTACAGACCAATGCCTGTCCTAGCTGTGATCTCAGTAATGTGGATCTGCAGGGATACAACTTGGCGGGGGCAAATCTCCAGGGAGCCAATTTAAGGGGAGCGAATCTACAGGATTCGTCTCTACTCTTGGCTAATCTGGAGGGGGCAGACCTGAGTAATGCCAATCTCACCGCTGTTTACATGGATCGCACGAATCTCAATCGCGCCAATCTCACCGATGCCACCCTCGTCATGGCGGCTTTACGACATTCCTTTTTCCACTCGGCCAATATGCAGGGGGCCAACCTAGCTGGGGCAGATCTTCAGTATGCGGATCTACGCCATAGCAATCTGAGTGGGGCGAATCTACAGCAGACTAATTTAAAATTTGCCCGCCTCAATCGCGCCCTGCTCCCGGATACAAATCTACTCGAAGGGGCCTATCAGCCAGTGATGCCCTATCGGGTTAAGTATTATTGA
- a CDS encoding AAA family ATPase: protein MREPLQRLMTNLNQVVVGKERAIQRVLVALLSGGHVLLDDVPGVGKTLLAKALARSIDGKFQRIQATPDLLPTDLTGTNIWNPQTAAFEFRPGPVFSNILLVDEINRATPRTQSALLEVMEEHQVTIDGTTYPLPQPFFVIATQNPVEYQGTFPLPEAQLDRFALCLSLGYPSEDEELQMLQRVQSGMQLSSLQPCLSLEDVENLRQNVLGVRVELILQKYILSLVRSTRQRDRITLGASPRGTVMLQRAAQSLAFLENRDYVIPDDVKALAPSVLAHRLITAGGRLNGAIVQELLDTVMIP from the coding sequence ATGCGTGAACCCTTGCAGCGTTTAATGACCAACCTGAATCAAGTGGTGGTGGGCAAAGAACGGGCGATTCAGCGGGTGTTGGTCGCGCTTTTATCGGGGGGCCACGTCCTCTTAGATGATGTGCCAGGGGTCGGCAAAACTCTGCTGGCGAAAGCTCTGGCTCGCTCCATTGATGGTAAATTTCAGCGGATTCAGGCGACACCAGACCTCCTGCCCACGGATTTGACCGGCACTAATATCTGGAATCCCCAGACGGCAGCCTTTGAATTTCGTCCAGGCCCGGTGTTTAGTAACATTTTGTTAGTGGATGAAATTAATCGCGCCACCCCCCGCACCCAGTCAGCCCTGTTGGAGGTGATGGAGGAGCATCAGGTCACGATCGATGGCACCACCTATCCATTACCCCAGCCCTTTTTTGTGATTGCCACCCAAAATCCGGTGGAATACCAGGGGACGTTTCCCTTACCGGAGGCGCAGCTAGATCGCTTTGCCCTTTGCTTGAGTTTGGGCTATCCCAGCGAAGATGAAGAATTACAAATGCTGCAACGGGTGCAGTCTGGAATGCAATTGAGTTCCCTTCAGCCCTGCCTATCCTTAGAGGACGTGGAAAACCTGCGGCAGAATGTCCTAGGGGTACGGGTTGAGCTAATTTTACAGAAGTATATTTTATCCCTGGTGCGTTCCACCCGCCAGAGAGATCGCATTACCTTGGGGGCAAGTCCCCGGGGGACGGTGATGCTGCAACGGGCGGCCCAAAGTCTGGCATTTTTAGAAAATCGGGACTATGTGATTCCCGATGATGTGAAGGCGTTGGCTCCATCGGTTCTCGCCCATCGTCTGATTACGGCGGGGGGGCGGTTAAATGGGGCCATTGTCCAAGAGCTTCTGGATACGGTGATGATTCCCTAG
- a CDS encoding MBL fold metallo-hydrolase produces MLNPLTVRFWGVRGSIPCPGSHTVRYGGNTPCVEIQANGKRLIFDGGTGLRVLGERLMAELPIEAHLFFSHTHWDHIQGFPFFQPAFVPGNEFHIYAVPGQNGQSIERRLNDQMLHPNFPVPLQIMGGDLNFHDLEVGQSLEIGGVSVANQALNHPGGGVGYRISWQGVSVSYVTDTEHLRAEIHPGAFKLAHQSDVMIYDATYTDEEYDHPRQSKVGWGHSTWQEAVKLARAAEVKQLVLFHHDPSHDDDFLDEIGIQARQAFPQTILAREGLVLSLYPQTSTHRIPAKFC; encoded by the coding sequence ATGCTTAACCCATTAACCGTTCGTTTTTGGGGGGTGCGTGGTAGCATTCCCTGCCCAGGCTCCCATACCGTTCGCTACGGTGGCAATACCCCCTGTGTGGAAATTCAAGCCAATGGCAAGCGATTGATTTTTGATGGCGGCACGGGTTTGCGGGTTTTAGGGGAACGGCTGATGGCGGAATTGCCCATTGAGGCGCATCTGTTCTTTTCCCATACCCACTGGGATCATATTCAGGGGTTTCCCTTTTTCCAGCCGGCCTTTGTTCCGGGTAACGAGTTTCACATTTATGCCGTGCCTGGTCAGAATGGTCAGAGTATTGAACGCCGTCTCAATGACCAGATGCTCCACCCCAATTTTCCAGTGCCCTTACAGATTATGGGTGGTGACTTAAATTTCCATGATCTAGAGGTGGGACAGTCCCTAGAGATTGGCGGTGTTTCCGTAGCAAATCAGGCCTTGAACCATCCTGGGGGTGGTGTCGGCTATCGAATTAGTTGGCAGGGGGTTAGTGTTAGCTATGTCACCGATACTGAGCATTTACGGGCAGAGATCCATCCAGGGGCCTTTAAGTTGGCCCACCAAAGCGATGTGATGATCTACGATGCCACCTATACGGACGAAGAATATGACCATCCTCGCCAAAGTAAGGTGGGGTGGGGCCATTCTACCTGGCAAGAGGCGGTTAAATTAGCCCGGGCAGCGGAGGTGAAACAACTCGTTCTCTTTCACCATGATCCCAGCCATGATGATGATTTCCTCGATGAGATTGGCATTCAGGCACGACAGGCATTCCCCCAAACCATTTTGGCGCGGGAGGGGTTAGTCCTATCCCTCTATCCCCAGACGAGTACCCATCGCATTCCTGCAAAGTTCTGTTAA
- the shc gene encoding squalene--hopene cyclase, translating into MQTQTSPSTSQIDQAIAASQNYLLSQQYPDGYWWVELESNVTMTAEVVLLHKLWGTDSSRPMAKAAHYLRSHQRDHGGWELFYGDGGDLSTSVEAYMTLRLLGAEIEDPALVKARQFILARGGISKTRIFTKLHLALIGCYDWRGIPSLPPWVMLLPEGSPFTIYEMSSWARSSTVPLLIVMDRKPIYITDPAITLDELYAEGRENVSWSLPRKGDWTDAFIALDQVFKFCEQMDLVPLREEGLKAAEKWVLERQEASGDWGGIIPAMLNSLLALRALNYGVDDPIVQRGLASVDRFAIETETEYRVQPCISPVWDTALVMRALVDSGLAPDHPALVKAGEWLLSKQILDYGDWAVKNPGGKPGAWAFEFENRFYPDVDDTAVVVMALDAVQLPDEAVKQKAIHRAVDWIVSMQCRPGGWAAFDIDNDQEWLNLVPYGDLKAMIDPNTADVTARVLEMVARCDLTLESDVIDKALAYLRTEQEPEGCWFGRWGVNYIYGTSGVLAALALIAPRYDRWRIRRAVEWLEQCQNTDGGWGETCWSYNDPSLKGKGNSTPSQTAWALIGLFAAGDSMGEYAEAAIERGMAYLLSHQQPEGTWNEDYFTGTGFPCHFYLKYHLYQQHFPLTALGRYRRWQQTS; encoded by the coding sequence ATGCAAACCCAGACCTCCCCTAGTACATCCCAAATTGACCAGGCGATCGCCGCGAGTCAAAATTATTTACTATCGCAACAATATCCAGACGGGTACTGGTGGGTTGAGCTAGAGTCCAATGTCACCATGACCGCCGAAGTGGTCTTGCTCCACAAACTTTGGGGTACAGATAGCTCCCGGCCCATGGCTAAGGCAGCCCATTATCTGCGATCGCACCAGCGGGATCATGGCGGTTGGGAACTCTTCTATGGGGATGGGGGAGACCTGAGTACCTCCGTTGAGGCCTACATGACCCTGCGCTTACTGGGAGCAGAAATCGAAGATCCGGCCCTCGTCAAGGCACGGCAATTTATCCTCGCCCGGGGCGGTATTAGTAAAACCCGCATTTTTACCAAACTCCACCTAGCCCTCATTGGGTGCTACGATTGGCGCGGCATTCCCTCCCTACCCCCTTGGGTAATGCTCCTACCGGAAGGAAGCCCCTTTACGATCTATGAAATGTCGAGTTGGGCCCGCAGTAGCACCGTTCCCCTTCTCATCGTCATGGATCGCAAGCCCATTTACATCACGGATCCAGCCATTACTCTTGATGAACTCTACGCAGAAGGGCGGGAAAATGTCTCCTGGAGTTTACCCCGCAAGGGGGACTGGACCGATGCCTTTATTGCCCTAGATCAGGTCTTTAAGTTCTGCGAGCAGATGGATCTAGTTCCACTACGGGAAGAAGGCCTGAAGGCGGCGGAAAAATGGGTACTAGAGCGACAGGAAGCCAGTGGCGATTGGGGCGGCATTATTCCGGCCATGCTCAATTCCCTATTGGCATTGCGGGCCCTCAACTATGGGGTCGATGATCCGATTGTGCAGCGGGGATTAGCCTCTGTGGATCGCTTTGCCATTGAAACCGAGACGGAGTACCGGGTTCAGCCTTGTATTTCACCGGTGTGGGACACTGCCCTCGTGATGCGGGCCCTGGTAGATTCTGGATTAGCTCCGGATCATCCGGCCCTGGTAAAGGCAGGGGAATGGTTATTGTCGAAGCAAATTTTAGACTATGGCGACTGGGCGGTAAAAAATCCAGGGGGTAAGCCGGGAGCCTGGGCCTTTGAATTTGAAAACCGCTTTTATCCCGATGTGGATGACACCGCAGTGGTCGTCATGGCCCTGGATGCCGTACAGTTGCCGGATGAAGCGGTGAAGCAAAAGGCGATCCATCGAGCCGTGGATTGGATTGTCTCCATGCAATGTCGGCCCGGCGGCTGGGCAGCCTTTGATATTGACAATGATCAAGAGTGGTTGAACCTGGTTCCCTATGGGGACCTCAAGGCAATGATTGATCCGAATACGGCGGATGTCACGGCCCGCGTCCTGGAAATGGTGGCTCGCTGCGATTTGACCCTAGAGAGCGATGTCATCGATAAGGCCCTGGCTTACCTGCGAACGGAACAGGAACCGGAGGGCTGCTGGTTTGGCCGCTGGGGTGTGAACTATATCTATGGAACCAGTGGGGTTTTAGCCGCCCTAGCCCTCATTGCCCCTCGCTACGATCGCTGGCGGATTCGCCGGGCCGTGGAGTGGCTAGAGCAATGTCAAAATACGGATGGGGGTTGGGGAGAAACCTGCTGGAGCTACAATGATCCCTCCCTCAAGGGCAAGGGTAATAGTACCCCCTCCCAAACCGCCTGGGCCCTGATTGGTCTTTTCGCCGCCGGGGACAGTATGGGCGAGTATGCCGAAGCGGCCATTGAACGGGGGATGGCGTATCTTTTGAGTCATCAACAGCCAGAGGGAACCTGGAATGAAGATTACTTTACCGGTACTGGCTTTCCCTGCCACTTCTATCTGAAATACCACCTCTATCAACAGCATTTTCCCTTGACGGCCCTAGGGCGATACCGGCGTTGGCAACAAACCTCGTGA